The Nitratidesulfovibrio sp. genome window below encodes:
- a CDS encoding EamA family transporter, with protein sequence MPLAGYGFVLLAAGLWALIGPLARYCLAEGVTPLEIAFWRAAFGTLFFGLHAVRYGLWRAPARDAATFAAFGLVGVALFFGSYQLAVREGGAALASILLYTAPAWVALLSRLCFAEPLTRAKLAALGLAMTGAFLICRSGGGLQGGASAAGIGFGLLAGFTYSLHYVFSRHFLHRHSPVTLYLFCLPVGALALLPFVDFTPKGPLAWALLVVGMGLVTTYGAYMAYCEGMRRLSPTRVAVVANFEPVLAALLAYWLWDELFPPSGWIGAGLVIAAVFCVVLDGARGGDKRDGGVSRAAGIAEAPEMKEAGEDTGLARGHMPVE encoded by the coding sequence ATGCCGCTGGCCGGATACGGCTTCGTGCTGCTTGCCGCCGGGTTGTGGGCGCTTATCGGCCCGCTGGCCCGCTACTGCCTTGCCGAAGGGGTGACCCCGCTGGAAATCGCCTTCTGGCGCGCCGCGTTCGGCACACTGTTCTTCGGCCTGCACGCCGTCCGGTACGGGTTGTGGCGCGCCCCCGCGCGCGATGCGGCCACCTTTGCGGCCTTCGGGCTGGTGGGGGTGGCGCTGTTCTTCGGCTCGTACCAGTTGGCCGTGCGCGAAGGCGGCGCGGCGCTGGCCTCCATCCTGCTGTATACCGCACCGGCGTGGGTGGCGCTGCTTTCGCGGCTGTGCTTCGCCGAACCGTTGACCCGCGCCAAGTTGGCCGCCCTGGGCCTGGCCATGACCGGGGCCTTCCTGATCTGCCGGTCGGGCGGGGGGTTGCAGGGCGGGGCCAGCGCGGCGGGCATCGGCTTCGGCCTGCTGGCGGGCTTCACCTATTCGCTGCACTACGTGTTCAGCCGCCACTTCCTGCACCGCCATTCGCCGGTCACCCTGTACCTGTTCTGCCTGCCGGTGGGGGCGCTGGCCCTGCTGCCCTTCGTGGATTTTACCCCGAAGGGGCCGCTGGCGTGGGCGCTGCTGGTCGTGGGCATGGGGCTGGTGACCACGTACGGCGCATACATGGCCTATTGCGAGGGCATGCGCCGCCTTTCTCCCACCCGCGTGGCCGTGGTGGCCAACTTCGAGCCGGTGCTGGCCGCCCTGCTGGCCTACTGGCTGTGGGACGAACTGTTCCCGCCCTCGGGCTGGATCGGCGCCGGGCTGGTCATTGCGGCGGTGTTCTGCGTGGTGCTGGACGGCGCGCGGGGGGGTGACAAACGCGACGGGGGCGTATCCCGCGCCGCCGGTATTGCCGAAGCCCCGGAAATGAAAGAGGCCGGTGAAGATACCGGCCTCGCGCGCGGGCACATGCCCGTGGAATGA
- a CDS encoding DnaJ domain-containing protein yields MTLRECYRILQVGNGASLDEVKKAYRTLAFELHPDLNPGRPDAARRFQRLNEAYVLLSRTLDAAGHGGNGTGSGGAGAAERESAEREATRAYEQARQRFGDMGTGGTGGAGGAGGGNGPSASSGAGASGASSATGPSGGPSGSTASGGASATRGASGADRNRRRAEATYQGRQDEVLQDILRDPFARRVFEDIYSQIRRDGGGGLAARPPKKRKLSLEWGGKALTLDLTHGIGGAVKGWLRRQIDDEQTVHLPAPSIVPGARLRLQVTQGLSGEVRTVEVTLPPDYVVGRPIRLKGLGKRIGPWQGDLYLRILAKVL; encoded by the coding sequence GTGACGCTGAGGGAATGCTACCGGATACTGCAAGTCGGCAACGGCGCGTCGCTTGACGAGGTCAAGAAGGCGTACCGTACGCTGGCGTTCGAGCTGCATCCGGACCTGAACCCCGGCAGGCCCGACGCGGCCCGCCGTTTCCAGCGCCTGAACGAGGCGTACGTGCTGCTTTCGCGCACGCTGGACGCCGCCGGACACGGCGGCAACGGCACCGGAAGCGGGGGGGCTGGCGCGGCGGAGCGCGAATCCGCCGAGCGGGAGGCCACCCGCGCCTACGAGCAGGCCCGGCAGCGCTTCGGCGATATGGGGACTGGCGGGACTGGCGGAGCGGGCGGGGCGGGAGGCGGCAACGGGCCGTCGGCGTCTTCCGGGGCTGGCGCATCGGGTGCGTCATCTGCGACCGGCCCGTCCGGGGGACCTTCCGGCTCCACGGCATCGGGCGGGGCGTCCGCAACGCGCGGCGCAAGCGGGGCAGACCGCAACCGCCGCAGGGCAGAGGCAACCTATCAGGGCCGACAGGACGAGGTGTTGCAGGACATCCTGCGCGACCCGTTCGCCCGGCGGGTGTTCGAGGACATCTACAGCCAGATCCGCCGCGACGGCGGCGGGGGGCTGGCCGCGCGCCCGCCCAAGAAGCGCAAGCTCAGCCTGGAATGGGGCGGCAAGGCCCTGACGCTGGACCTTACCCATGGCATCGGCGGGGCGGTGAAGGGCTGGCTGCGCCGCCAGATAGACGACGAGCAGACGGTGCACCTGCCCGCGCCCAGCATCGTGCCGGGGGCGCGGCTGCGTTTGCAGGTCACCCAGGGCCTGTCCGGCGAGGTGCGCACCGTGGAGGTGACCCTGCCCCCGGATTATGTGGTGGGGCGCCCCATCCGGCTCAAGGGGCTGGGCAAGCGCATTGGGCCGTGGCAGGGCGACCTGTACCTGCGCATTCTGGCAAAGGTGCTGTAG
- a CDS encoding YkgJ family cysteine cluster protein, with product MCGQCCQGEGGIVVSPTDLARICDFLGMTPEAFEAAYGERSNGKLKVRTGADGNCVFFATGRGCTVHEGKPDICRAWPFFRGNLVDADSLGMAKEYCPGIRPDVRHAEFAAAGRAYLAAHGLLASDCTCEANALVLDRNKDGGK from the coding sequence ATGTGCGGCCAGTGTTGCCAGGGCGAGGGCGGCATCGTGGTCAGCCCCACCGATCTTGCGCGCATCTGCGATTTTCTGGGCATGACGCCCGAAGCCTTCGAGGCCGCCTACGGCGAACGCAGCAACGGCAAGCTGAAGGTGCGCACCGGAGCGGACGGCAACTGCGTGTTCTTTGCCACCGGGCGCGGCTGCACCGTGCACGAGGGCAAGCCGGACATCTGCCGGGCCTGGCCGTTCTTTCGCGGCAACCTGGTGGACGCGGACAGCCTGGGCATGGCCAAGGAATACTGTCCCGGCATCCGGCCCGACGTGCGCCACGCGGAATTCGCCGCCGCAGGGCGGGCGTACCTTGCCGCGCACGGGCTGCTGGCGTCTGACTGTACGTGCGAGGCCAACGCCCTGGTGCTGGACAGGAACAAGGACGGCGGCAAGTAG
- a CDS encoding CoA-binding protein, protein MLLDATLRSILRESRTIAVIGAKDKPGQPVDMVGRYLIEAGYDVRPVHPVRRTVWGMQAYPTIADVPVDVDIVNVFRAPEHCPAHAVEVLALPRLPRLFWMQSGITSPEAGRMLFERGVAVVEDLCLMVEHRRLMAGGLL, encoded by the coding sequence ATGCTGCTCGACGCTACGCTTCGCTCCATACTGCGCGAATCGCGCACCATCGCCGTCATCGGCGCCAAGGACAAGCCCGGCCAGCCCGTGGACATGGTGGGCCGCTATCTGATCGAAGCCGGATACGACGTGCGCCCGGTGCACCCGGTGCGCCGCACCGTGTGGGGCATGCAGGCCTACCCGACCATCGCCGACGTGCCGGTGGACGTGGACATCGTCAACGTGTTCCGCGCGCCGGAGCATTGCCCGGCCCACGCGGTGGAGGTGCTGGCCCTGCCGCGCCTGCCGCGTCTGTTCTGGATGCAATCGGGCATCACCAGCCCGGAGGCGGGCCGGATGCTCTTCGAACGCGGCGTGGCCGTGGTGGAGGACCTGTGCCTGATGGTGGAACACCGCAGGCTGATGGCCGGGGGGCTGCTGTGA
- a CDS encoding Xaa-Pro peptidase family protein, with product MSHSLASHAPAPRPFTAAERLPAEEARLRQSRALGILAAHAPDAGGLMAFSRVAIYYLTGTAGNGVLWLPRDGKPVLLVRKGEERARLESPLDNIVSFRSYGDLPGLCADAGNPLSLEVAAEMSGLPWSLATMLQQRLTGVAFVPGDAVLTRARARKTEWELVKLRLAGARHHECLHDVLPGLLRPGMTEREISHLSWQVFFSRGHGGLMRMGAPGEECFLGHIAAGDNGNYPSHFNGPLGLKGEHPAIPFMGYAGSVWRRGTPLALDIGFCLEGYHTDKTQLYWAGNAASIPDAVRRAHDLCIEVQARAAERLRPGEIPSDIWRSTLEIVDRAGLSEGFMGLGSNKVTFLGHGIGLTIDEYPVIAHRFDEPLEEGMTIALEPKMGIAGVGMVGVENTFEVAPGGGRALTGTAYDMVCV from the coding sequence ATGTCCCACTCTCTCGCTTCGCACGCCCCCGCTCCCCGCCCGTTCACCGCCGCCGAGCGCCTGCCCGCCGAAGAAGCCCGGCTGCGCCAGTCCCGCGCGCTGGGCATCCTTGCCGCGCACGCCCCCGATGCGGGCGGGCTGATGGCCTTTTCGCGCGTGGCCATCTATTACCTTACCGGCACGGCGGGCAACGGCGTGCTGTGGTTGCCCCGCGACGGCAAACCGGTGCTGCTGGTCCGCAAGGGCGAGGAACGCGCCCGGCTGGAAAGCCCGCTGGACAACATCGTGTCCTTCCGCTCCTACGGCGACCTGCCCGGCCTGTGCGCCGACGCGGGCAACCCGCTGAGCCTGGAGGTGGCGGCGGAAATGTCCGGCCTGCCGTGGTCGCTGGCCACCATGCTGCAACAGCGGCTGACGGGGGTCGCCTTCGTGCCGGGAGACGCGGTGCTTACCCGTGCCCGCGCCCGCAAGACGGAATGGGAACTGGTCAAGCTGCGCCTGGCCGGTGCCCGCCACCACGAATGCCTGCACGACGTGCTGCCCGGCCTGCTGCGCCCCGGCATGACCGAACGCGAGATTTCGCACCTGTCATGGCAGGTGTTCTTCAGCCGTGGGCACGGCGGGCTGATGCGCATGGGCGCGCCCGGCGAGGAATGCTTTCTGGGGCACATCGCCGCCGGGGACAACGGCAACTACCCCAGCCATTTCAACGGCCCGCTGGGCCTCAAGGGCGAGCACCCGGCCATCCCGTTCATGGGGTACGCGGGTTCGGTCTGGCGGCGTGGCACCCCGCTGGCACTGGACATCGGCTTCTGCCTTGAAGGCTACCATACCGACAAGACACAGCTGTACTGGGCGGGCAACGCCGCCTCCATCCCCGACGCGGTGCGCCGTGCCCACGACCTGTGCATCGAGGTGCAGGCCCGTGCGGCGGAACGGCTGCGCCCCGGCGAGATTCCCTCGGACATCTGGCGGTCCACGCTGGAAATCGTGGACCGTGCAGGGCTGTCCGAAGGCTTCATGGGGCTGGGGTCCAACAAGGTCACCTTCCTGGGCCACGGCATCGGCCTGACCATCGACGAATACCCGGTCATTGCCCACCGCTTCGACGAGCCGCTGGAAGAAGGCATGACCATCGCCCTGGAGCCCAAGATGGGTATTGCCGGGGTGGGCATGGTGGGGGTGGAGAACACCTTCGAGGTTGCCCCCGGAGGCGGGCGCGCCCTGACCGGCACGGCCTATGACATGGTCTGCGTGTAA
- a CDS encoding TetR family transcriptional regulator C-terminal domain-containing protein gives MKRDARRAILDAGAELVHRKGFNNTGIKEILDLAQVPKGSFYFYFPSKEEFGLALIDHYREVRTPALAQVLRDADAPPLDRLRRFFELARKRYQEWDFERGCPFGNLAQEMCDLSPAMCGKLREVLDGVSRAMGDVLNEAAAHGQLASGLEPYETAAFVMDAWEGAILRMKAEKNVHPLLRLEKMVFTRILSGPQADPTAGARNPRSD, from the coding sequence ATGAAACGCGACGCACGCCGAGCCATCCTGGATGCCGGGGCCGAACTGGTCCACCGCAAGGGGTTCAACAATACCGGCATCAAGGAAATCCTCGACCTGGCCCAAGTCCCCAAGGGCTCGTTCTATTTTTATTTTCCCAGCAAGGAAGAGTTCGGCCTCGCGCTCATCGACCATTACCGCGAGGTGCGCACCCCTGCCCTCGCCCAAGTGCTGCGCGACGCGGACGCGCCCCCGCTGGACCGGCTGCGCAGGTTCTTCGAACTGGCCCGGAAGCGTTATCAGGAATGGGACTTCGAGCGCGGTTGCCCCTTCGGCAACCTGGCCCAGGAAATGTGCGACCTTTCCCCGGCCATGTGCGGGAAGCTGCGCGAGGTGCTGGACGGTGTGTCGCGGGCCATGGGCGATGTCCTGAACGAGGCCGCCGCGCATGGCCAACTGGCCTCCGGGCTGGAACCCTACGAGACCGCCGCCTTTGTCATGGACGCCTGGGAAGGGGCCATCCTGCGCATGAAGGCGGAAAAGAACGTGCACCCCCTGCTGCGGCTGGAGAAAATGGTCTTCACGCGCATCCTTTCCGGCCCGCAGGCCGACCCGACCGCAGGCGCTCGGAATCCCCGGAGCGACTAG
- a CDS encoding cytochrome c biogenesis protein CcdA yields MTAEVFREVREGEGGALVVVWLEMPAGYHAYANDIDGSGGKGSGAGLPTVVTVRGASSPAPAPAQTPAQTAVPTGTPGVLYPPGREIMDPLSPGQRVRVYEGRTPVFVRLPQDHLDRDLTASVSLLLCSDRNCLPYRGGVAFRVDGAALGALPPADGQPWLEHLRAARPGVQSASVRPGEEGGSSPAAPASEATAAQKTQGAQGAQEQVDRVTIPFGKGGRSVPLPGMPDAQASANATGGGVSDTLPGIIIHWNFAPRYQVPELEVSGLGKALLLGLLAGLLLNLMPCVLPVISLKLSGFVAVAGLGGDDARRAHFREHNLLFAAGIMAWFLLLAFILGGAGLAWGQLFQRPGVVLGLLLVVFGLGLSMFGLFTLPVLDLKAVGTGGASRAQPFFTGLVATLLATPCSGPLLGGVLGWAFQQPPEIMAFVFISVGVGMALPYLVLAARPGLVRHLPRPGAWTGTLEQLVGFFLMGTSVYLLTILPEAWLMPALVTLLAVAFAAWIWGRWGGFDASPRRRTVVRLAAAALVAVAVWLSFAPSAPPARWEPFDPAAFRAMLGREPLIVDFTADWCPNCKLLEQTTLSGAAVSEWARNHGARLVRVDLTEESPEAQALLRALGSSSIPVVALFPKGLLSASPVVLRDLFTTGQMEQALLEAFGKPKQEWTD; encoded by the coding sequence GTGACCGCAGAGGTCTTCAGGGAAGTGCGCGAGGGCGAGGGCGGCGCGCTGGTGGTGGTCTGGCTGGAAATGCCCGCCGGGTATCACGCCTATGCCAACGACATTGACGGCAGCGGCGGCAAGGGAAGCGGCGCGGGGTTGCCCACGGTGGTCACCGTGCGCGGTGCCTCGTCCCCGGCTCCGGCCCCTGCCCAGACTCCTGCCCAGACCGCTGTTCCCACCGGTACGCCCGGCGTCCTGTATCCGCCCGGCCGCGAGATCATGGACCCCCTGTCACCCGGCCAGCGGGTGCGGGTATACGAAGGTCGGACTCCGGTGTTCGTGCGGCTGCCGCAGGATCACCTGGATCGCGACCTGACGGCCTCGGTTTCCCTGTTGCTGTGCTCTGACCGCAACTGCCTGCCGTATCGCGGTGGCGTGGCGTTTCGCGTGGACGGTGCCGCTCTGGGCGCATTGCCCCCCGCCGACGGGCAGCCCTGGCTGGAACACCTGCGCGCGGCGCGACCCGGAGTGCAGTCGGCGTCCGTCCGCCCCGGAGAGGAGGGGGGCTCTTCTCCCGCTGCTCCGGCATCCGAAGCTACCGCTGCGCAAAAGACGCAGGGAGCACAGGGCGCGCAGGAGCAGGTCGACCGGGTAACCATTCCCTTCGGCAAGGGGGGGCGCTCCGTGCCCCTGCCGGGCATGCCGGACGCACAGGCGTCCGCCAACGCCACCGGAGGGGGCGTGTCGGACACCCTGCCCGGCATCATCATTCACTGGAATTTCGCGCCGCGCTACCAGGTGCCCGAACTGGAGGTTTCCGGCCTGGGCAAGGCATTGCTGCTGGGATTGCTGGCGGGCCTGCTGCTGAACCTGATGCCCTGCGTGCTGCCGGTGATCAGCCTGAAGCTGAGCGGCTTCGTGGCCGTGGCGGGCCTTGGGGGCGACGATGCGCGCCGGGCGCACTTCCGTGAGCACAATCTGTTGTTTGCGGCGGGGATCATGGCCTGGTTCCTGCTGCTGGCCTTTATCCTGGGGGGCGCGGGGTTGGCCTGGGGGCAACTGTTCCAGCGGCCCGGCGTGGTGCTGGGCCTGTTGCTGGTGGTGTTCGGCCTTGGGCTGAGCATGTTCGGGCTGTTCACCCTGCCGGTGCTGGACCTGAAGGCCGTGGGGACGGGCGGCGCAAGCCGCGCGCAGCCGTTTTTCACGGGGCTGGTGGCCACGCTGCTGGCCACCCCGTGCAGCGGTCCGCTGCTGGGCGGCGTGCTGGGCTGGGCCTTTCAGCAGCCGCCGGAGATCATGGCCTTTGTCTTCATTTCGGTGGGCGTGGGCATGGCCCTGCCGTATCTGGTGCTGGCGGCCCGTCCGGGGCTGGTGCGCCATTTGCCCCGGCCCGGCGCGTGGACCGGCACGCTGGAACAACTGGTGGGCTTTTTCCTGATGGGCACCTCGGTGTACCTGCTGACCATCCTGCCCGAGGCTTGGCTGATGCCCGCACTGGTAACGCTGCTGGCCGTGGCCTTTGCCGCGTGGATATGGGGGCGCTGGGGCGGGTTTGATGCCTCGCCGCGCCGCCGTACGGTGGTGCGGCTGGCCGCTGCGGCACTGGTGGCGGTGGCGGTGTGGCTGTCCTTTGCCCCTTCGGCCCCGCCCGCCCGCTGGGAACCTTTCGACCCCGCCGCCTTCCGGGCCATGCTGGGGCGCGAGCCGCTCATCGTGGACTTTACCGCCGACTGGTGCCCCAATTGCAAGCTGCTGGAACAGACCACCCTGTCCGGCGCGGCGGTGTCCGAATGGGCGCGCAATCATGGCGCCCGGCTGGTGCGCGTGGACCTGACGGAAGAATCGCCCGAGGCCCAGGCCCTGTTGCGCGCGCTGGGCAGCAGCAGCATTCCCGTGGTGGCGCTGTTTCCCAAGGGGCTGTTGTCCGCCTCGCCGGTGGTGCTGCGCGACCTGTTCACCACCGGGCAGATGGAGCAGGCCCTGCTGGAGGCGTTCGGAAAGCCGAAGCAGGAATGGACAGACTGA
- a CDS encoding glycosyltransferase family 9 protein — MRRILVCQLRQIGDVLLATPSLELLHRQFPQAEVHVLTERKCTPMLHGNPAVHTVWAIDKKDLGSLAREVAFYWRVARTGFDVVVDFQQLPRCRWVVAMSRARVRLSYTPAWYNRWLFTHWVQPRDGYAAMAKASVLEPLGVRWNGERPRLYLDDAERDAARALLASLGLAPGQRLITVDPTHRRATRRWPAAQYGRLLSLAAAQDPSLRFMPLFGPGEEDDVRAVVAACDCPGKVLVPDRMLSLREMAACIDQAVLHVGNCSAPCHIAVAVGTPTFVVRGATSRAWSFPAPEHFHMALGLDCQPCNRNECANPDPFACLVRLTPEAVCQAMLDHLAAVSR; from the coding sequence GTGCGGCGCATCCTGGTCTGCCAGTTGCGGCAGATCGGCGACGTGCTGCTGGCCACCCCTTCGCTGGAACTGCTGCACCGCCAGTTCCCCCAGGCGGAAGTGCACGTGCTCACCGAGCGCAAGTGCACCCCCATGCTGCACGGCAACCCCGCCGTGCACACGGTGTGGGCCATCGACAAGAAGGATCTGGGATCCCTTGCGCGAGAGGTGGCCTTCTACTGGCGGGTGGCGCGCACCGGCTTTGACGTGGTGGTGGATTTTCAGCAGTTGCCGCGCTGCAGATGGGTGGTGGCCATGTCGCGCGCGCGGGTGCGCCTGTCGTATACGCCCGCGTGGTACAACCGCTGGCTGTTCACCCACTGGGTGCAACCGCGCGACGGGTACGCCGCCATGGCCAAGGCCAGCGTGCTGGAGCCGCTGGGCGTGCGCTGGAACGGCGAGCGCCCCCGCCTGTATCTGGACGATGCGGAGCGCGACGCCGCGCGTGCGCTGCTGGCTTCCCTGGGGCTTGCCCCGGGGCAGCGGCTGATCACCGTGGACCCCACGCACCGCCGCGCCACCCGGCGCTGGCCTGCCGCTCAGTATGGCAGGCTGTTGTCGCTGGCCGCCGCGCAAGATCCCTCGTTGCGCTTCATGCCGCTGTTCGGCCCCGGAGAGGAGGACGACGTGCGCGCCGTGGTGGCCGCCTGCGACTGCCCGGGAAAGGTGCTGGTGCCGGACCGCATGCTGTCGCTGCGCGAAATGGCCGCCTGCATCGATCAGGCAGTGCTGCACGTGGGCAACTGTTCCGCGCCGTGCCATATCGCCGTGGCCGTGGGCACGCCTACCTTCGTGGTGCGCGGGGCCACCAGCAGGGCGTGGTCATTTCCCGCGCCCGAACATTTCCACATGGCGTTGGGGCTGGACTGCCAGCCCTGCAACCGCAACGAATGCGCCAACCCCGACCCGTTCGCCTGCCTTGTGCGCCTGACGCCGGAAGCCGTGTGCCAGGCCATGCTGGACCATCTGGCCGCCGTGTCGCGCTGA